In Bubalus kerabau isolate K-KA32 ecotype Philippines breed swamp buffalo chromosome 4, PCC_UOA_SB_1v2, whole genome shotgun sequence, one DNA window encodes the following:
- the RNASEH1 gene encoding ribonuclease H1 isoform X1 gives MTRLLGVVHRVALAFVGCRSLAMFYAVRRGRKAGVFLTWDECRAQVDRFPAARFKKFATEEEAWAFVRRSASPSDSEDCLSGQKTKHVEPPQVKASKRLREPLDEDENAEACAKHVRQSTEPPPPVSKDTFSYMGDSVVVYTDGCCSSNGRKRARAGIGVYWGPGHPLNVGIRLPGRQTNQRAEIHAACKAIEQAKAQNITKLVLYTDSMFTINGITTWVKGWKQNGWRTSTGKEVTNKEDFVELERLARGMDIEWMHVPGHSGFRGNEEADRLAREGAKQPAD, from the exons ATGACCCGGCTTCTGGGCGTGGTGCACAGAGTGGCTTTGGCGTTTGTGGGCTGCCGCAGTCTTGCCATGTTCTATGCCGTGAGGAGGGGCCGCAAGGCcggggtcttcctgacctg GGATGAATGCAGAGCACAGGTGGACCGGTTTCCTGCAGCCAGATTTAAGAAGTTCgccacagaggaggaagcctgggcCTTTGTCAGAAGGTCTGCAAGCCCCAGTGATTCAGAAG ACTGTCTTTCAGGGCAAAAAACTAAACACGTAGAACCACCACAAGTGAAAGCAAGCAAGCGACTCCGTGAGCCCTTGGATGAGGATGAAAATGCAGAGGCGTGTGCAAAGCACGTGCGGCAGAGCACAGAGCCACCACCGCCAGTTAGCAAAGACACCTTTTCTTACATGG GGGACTCTGTGGTCGTCTACACTGACGGCTGCTGCTCCAGTAACGGGCGCAAGAGGGCTCGCGCAGGAATCGGCGTGTACTGGGGGCCAGGCCATCCCTT AAATGTAGGAATTAGACTTCCTGGGCGACAAACAAACCAAAGGGCGGAGATTCAT GCAGCCTGCAAAGCCATCGAGCAAGCTAAGGCTCAGAACATCACTAAGCTGGTTCTCTACACGGACAGCATGTTTACCATCAATG GCATCACCACCTGGGTGAAGGGCTGGAAGCAGAACGGCTGGAGGACCAGCACCGGGAAGGAGGTGACCAACAAGGAGGACTTCGTGGAGCTGGAGCGGCTGGCGCGGGGCATGGACATTGAGTGG ATGCACGTTCCTGGCCATTCGGGGTTTAGAGGCAACGAAGAGGCGGACAGACTAGCAAGAGAAGGCGCGAAGCAGCCCGCAGACTGA
- the RNASEH1 gene encoding ribonuclease H1 isoform X2: MTRLLGVVHRVALAFVGCRSLAMFYAVRRGRKAGVFLTWDECRAQVDRFPAARFKKFATEEEAWAFVRRSASPSDSEGQKTKHVEPPQVKASKRLREPLDEDENAEACAKHVRQSTEPPPPVSKDTFSYMGDSVVVYTDGCCSSNGRKRARAGIGVYWGPGHPLNVGIRLPGRQTNQRAEIHAACKAIEQAKAQNITKLVLYTDSMFTINGITTWVKGWKQNGWRTSTGKEVTNKEDFVELERLARGMDIEWMHVPGHSGFRGNEEADRLAREGAKQPAD; encoded by the exons ATGACCCGGCTTCTGGGCGTGGTGCACAGAGTGGCTTTGGCGTTTGTGGGCTGCCGCAGTCTTGCCATGTTCTATGCCGTGAGGAGGGGCCGCAAGGCcggggtcttcctgacctg GGATGAATGCAGAGCACAGGTGGACCGGTTTCCTGCAGCCAGATTTAAGAAGTTCgccacagaggaggaagcctgggcCTTTGTCAGAAGGTCTGCAAGCCCCAGTGATTCAGAAG GGCAAAAAACTAAACACGTAGAACCACCACAAGTGAAAGCAAGCAAGCGACTCCGTGAGCCCTTGGATGAGGATGAAAATGCAGAGGCGTGTGCAAAGCACGTGCGGCAGAGCACAGAGCCACCACCGCCAGTTAGCAAAGACACCTTTTCTTACATGG GGGACTCTGTGGTCGTCTACACTGACGGCTGCTGCTCCAGTAACGGGCGCAAGAGGGCTCGCGCAGGAATCGGCGTGTACTGGGGGCCAGGCCATCCCTT AAATGTAGGAATTAGACTTCCTGGGCGACAAACAAACCAAAGGGCGGAGATTCAT GCAGCCTGCAAAGCCATCGAGCAAGCTAAGGCTCAGAACATCACTAAGCTGGTTCTCTACACGGACAGCATGTTTACCATCAATG GCATCACCACCTGGGTGAAGGGCTGGAAGCAGAACGGCTGGAGGACCAGCACCGGGAAGGAGGTGACCAACAAGGAGGACTTCGTGGAGCTGGAGCGGCTGGCGCGGGGCATGGACATTGAGTGG ATGCACGTTCCTGGCCATTCGGGGTTTAGAGGCAACGAAGAGGCGGACAGACTAGCAAGAGAAGGCGCGAAGCAGCCCGCAGACTGA